The Triticum aestivum cultivar Chinese Spring chromosome 7B, IWGSC CS RefSeq v2.1, whole genome shotgun sequence genome window below encodes:
- the LOC123155680 gene encoding probable auxin efflux carrier component 9, translating to MITGSAVYQVVEAMAPLYTAAALGYASVRWLKAFSEEQCAGINRFVATYAMPALIFDMVSTNDPYAMNGRLVAADTLQKGFMLLGLVAWAAWSSPRRRDTSAGNGKVAASPLQWVVTAFSMAQLPSTIVMGVPLLGALYGPTSKDLMKQIVVMQLCVWYNVVIFMYEYMAAKDGSTKVGPAPASPENVESTEVQAAQQGMAAASQTTSTAVVGEASPTHGADAEVAEAEDVALPPPPSMSHVAFVTGKKVLKIPNTYATFLGLFWALIAFKCRIKMPKIIVDSLFTIQTTTVGLSMFSSGTFMARQPRFIPCGYVIALVSMILKFLIGPMAMLLASFAIGMQGTLLRIAVIQAALPLSVISFVYAKEYKVHADIMSTGVILGIFILLPVTIVYYILLEL from the exons ATGATCACGGGCTCGGCGGTGTACCAAGTGGTGGAGGCGATGGCGCCGCTGTacacggcggcggcgctgggctACGCGTCGGTGCGGTGGCTCAAGGCCTTCTCCGAGGAGCAGTGCGCGGGGATCAACCGCTTCGTCGCCACCTACGCCATGCCGGCGCTCATCTTCGACATGGTCTCCACCAACGATCCCTACGCCATGAACGGCCGCCTCGTGGCCGCCGACACGCTGCAGAAAGggttcatgctgctcggcctcgtggCGTGGGCGGCGTGGTCATCCCCCCGCCGCCGCGACACATCTGCCGGCAACGGCAAGGTTGCGGCCTCGCCGCTGCAGTGGGTGGTCACCGCCTTCTCCATGGCGCAGCTGCCCAGCACCATCGTCATGGGCGTGCCGCTCCTCGGCGCCCTGTACGGACCCACGTCCAAGGACCTCATGAAACAGATCGTCGTGATGCAGCTCTGCGTCTGGTACAACGTCGTCATCTTCATGTACGAGTACATGGCGGCGAAGGATGGCAGCACCAAGGTCGGCCCCGCCCCAGCGTCGCCGGAGAACGTTGAAAGCACGGAGGTCCAGGCGGCACAACAAGGCATGGCCGCGGCCAGCCAGACAACGTCGACCGCGGTCGTGGGAGAGGCGAGTCCGACTCATGGTGCAGATGCCGAGGTCGCGGAGGCAGAGGATGTCGCGTTGCCGCCACCTCCATCGATGAGCCATGTCGCTTTTGTGACAGGGAAAAAGGTTCTCAAGATCCCAAACACATATGCTACCTTCCTTGGCCTCTTTTGGGCTCTAATCGCATTCAA GTGTAGAATCAAGATGCCGAAAATCATCGTTGACTCTTTGTTCACCATACAGACAACAACAGTTGGCCTAAGCATGTTTTCATCAG GGACGTTCATGGCGCGACAGCCACGGTTTATTCCATGCGGCTATGTGATCGCTTTGGTTTCAATGATCCTCAAGTTTCTGATAGGCCCGATGGCGATGCTGCTCGCGTCATTCGCTATTGGCATGCAGGGTACCCTATTGCGCATTGCAGTTATACAG GCGGCACTCCCTTTGTCCGTGATTTCATTTGTGTATGCTAAAGAGTACAAGGTCCATGCAGATATCATGAGCACTGG GGTAATCCTTGGGATATTTATCTTGCTTCCTGTCACCATTGTGTACTACATTCTATTGGAGCTGTGA